One segment of Sphingomonas telluris DNA contains the following:
- a CDS encoding GFA family protein, giving the protein MAGEMTGGCACGRVRYTAKISDDEAYLCHCRMCQKATGSVSIAFKSVKQADVQWTHEPDWYDSSPIAMRSYCRECGTSFGFRFKEGSENMDLTVASFDDPSRFKPKHHFGAESIHRAWLNTEGLPEMRTQDYQKLVDKWVGATGKVPE; this is encoded by the coding sequence TTGGCTGGCGAGATGACCGGAGGCTGCGCTTGTGGCCGAGTACGATACACCGCGAAGATCAGCGACGACGAAGCCTACCTTTGTCACTGCCGTATGTGCCAGAAGGCGACCGGCTCCGTCTCGATCGCCTTCAAGAGCGTGAAGCAGGCGGACGTCCAGTGGACGCACGAGCCCGACTGGTACGACAGCTCTCCCATCGCCATGCGTTCCTACTGCCGGGAATGCGGGACCTCGTTCGGCTTCCGCTTCAAGGAAGGCAGCGAGAACATGGACCTGACCGTCGCCAGCTTCGACGATCCGTCACGGTTCAAGCCGAAGCATCACTTCGGCGCGGAAAGCATCCACCGGGCCTGGCTCAACACCGAAGGCCTGCCGGAGATGCGGACCCAGGACTACCAGAAACTGGTCGACAAATGGGTCGGAGCGACGGGCAAAGTGCCGGAATAA
- a CDS encoding rod shape-determining protein, producing the protein MDFHFFGSLGTRDMAMDLGTANTLVYVPGEGIVVDEPSVVAIELVNGVQRVRAVGSDAKVLMGKTPDNIETYRPLTDGVITDLVVAEEMIKYFIEKAGGAHSRLSRGPEIVICVPSGSTPVERRAIRAAAFNAGGREVWLVEEPMAAAIGAGLPVSDPIGSMVVDIGGGTTEVGIISLRGLTYSTSVRVGGDKMDEAIAAYVRRKYNLLIGPGTAERIKKEIGSALATPESMHIMGMVSGRDVAVGRPMEISLSQAEIAEALHEPVYQIVQAVADALEHTEPEIAADVIDQGITMTGGGSLLRNIDLLLADEVGLPVRIAESPLRCVALGAGKALEDRELRASLCPA; encoded by the coding sequence ATGGATTTCCATTTCTTCGGATCGTTGGGCACCCGCGACATGGCCATGGACTTGGGGACGGCGAACACGCTCGTCTATGTCCCGGGTGAGGGCATTGTCGTCGATGAGCCGTCGGTCGTCGCCATCGAACTGGTGAACGGAGTTCAGCGCGTGCGCGCCGTGGGAAGCGACGCCAAGGTGTTGATGGGCAAGACACCCGACAACATCGAGACTTATCGGCCGCTGACCGACGGAGTGATCACCGACCTCGTAGTTGCTGAGGAGATGATCAAATATTTCATCGAAAAAGCGGGCGGCGCTCATTCGCGGCTGTCGCGGGGGCCGGAGATCGTGATCTGCGTCCCGTCAGGATCTACGCCGGTTGAACGACGAGCGATCCGGGCGGCGGCGTTCAACGCCGGAGGTCGCGAAGTCTGGCTGGTGGAGGAGCCGATGGCTGCGGCGATCGGGGCGGGCCTTCCGGTGTCCGACCCAATTGGATCGATGGTGGTCGACATCGGCGGCGGCACCACCGAGGTCGGCATCATCTCGCTGAGGGGTCTGACCTACAGCACCTCCGTCCGCGTCGGCGGAGACAAGATGGATGAGGCCATCGCCGCTTACGTCCGCAGGAAATACAATCTGCTGATCGGACCGGGTACGGCCGAGCGGATCAAGAAGGAGATCGGTTCCGCGCTCGCGACGCCCGAGAGCATGCACATCATGGGCATGGTGTCGGGCCGCGATGTCGCGGTAGGTCGCCCTATGGAAATCAGCCTCAGCCAGGCGGAGATCGCCGAGGCGCTGCACGAGCCCGTCTACCAGATCGTGCAGGCGGTCGCCGACGCCCTCGAGCACACCGAGCCCGAAATCGCGGCCGACGTCATCGACCAGGGCATCACCATGACTGGCGGAGGGTCTCTGCTGAGGAATATCGACCTGCTCCTGGCGGACGAGGTCGGCCTCCCGGTGCGCATCGCCGAAAGTCCGTTGAGGTGCGTAGCATTGGGCGCCGGCAAGGCGCTGGAGGACCGTGAGCTGAGAGCGTCGCTCTGTCCGGCTTGA
- a CDS encoding DUF3833 family protein — protein sequence MTQPLRFFEGRTEIVSIVKVVMKKPYRSRTIGRGQILPDGSLSLVQQVNEDGQPPHQRTWRIKQTGPGKFTGTMSEAVGPVTVEEAGNQFRFKFRMKGSLSVEQWVTPQADGRTAQSKITVKKYGMRVASSDGTIRKL from the coding sequence ATGACTCAGCCCCTGCGTTTCTTCGAAGGGCGGACGGAAATCGTCAGCATCGTGAAGGTGGTGATGAAGAAGCCATACCGGTCGCGAACGATCGGCCGCGGCCAAATTCTTCCGGACGGCTCACTATCGCTTGTCCAGCAGGTCAATGAGGACGGGCAGCCGCCTCACCAGCGCACTTGGCGGATCAAGCAAACCGGGCCCGGCAAGTTCACCGGCACCATGTCGGAGGCTGTGGGGCCGGTTACTGTCGAGGAAGCTGGAAACCAGTTCCGCTTCAAGTTCCGGATGAAGGGCAGCCTGTCGGTCGAGCAATGGGTGACGCCGCAGGCCGATGGACGCACGGCCCAGAGCAAGATCACGGTGAAGAAGTACGGGATGCGCGTGGCTAGTTCCGACGGGACGATCAGAAAGCTCTGA
- a CDS encoding alpha/beta fold hydrolase, with product MILLHGLFSSAEMNWIKFGHADRIASEGFRVIMPDLRAHGQSGKPHDPANYPSDILVRDLRDLIALLGLSDFDLGGFSLGARTTIDAVSSGMTPRRAILAGTGVDVLTNWERRSHFFLHAIHHFHDTPRGDPHWLSVQFMRTMKIDLEAAALLLKGLGDHPDPQRAIASFAMPTLVVCGSEDEDNGSARELAAMLPNATYEEIPGTHMSSVTKPELGEAIARFLAA from the coding sequence GTGATCCTTCTGCATGGGCTGTTTTCCAGCGCGGAGATGAACTGGATCAAGTTCGGGCACGCCGACCGAATTGCGAGCGAAGGCTTCCGCGTGATCATGCCGGACCTACGAGCGCACGGTCAGAGCGGTAAGCCGCACGACCCAGCCAACTACCCCTCGGATATTCTCGTGCGAGACCTCAGGGATCTGATCGCGCTTCTAGGACTAAGCGACTTCGATCTCGGCGGCTTTTCCCTTGGAGCCCGAACGACGATCGACGCCGTCAGCAGCGGAATGACGCCGCGCCGCGCGATCTTGGCGGGTACCGGGGTCGACGTCCTCACGAACTGGGAGCGCCGTTCCCACTTCTTCCTCCATGCAATCCATCATTTCCACGACACGCCGCGCGGCGATCCGCACTGGTTGTCGGTGCAGTTCATGCGGACGATGAAGATCGACCTCGAGGCGGCGGCACTTTTGCTCAAGGGCCTTGGAGACCATCCCGATCCGCAGCGGGCAATCGCGTCCTTCGCAATGCCCACGCTGGTGGTCTGCGGAAGCGAGGATGAGGACAATGGTTCGGCGCGCGAGCTAGCGGCCATGCTTCCGAATGCGACCTATGAGGAGATTCCGGGGACGCACATGAGCTCGGTGACGAAACCGGAGCTCGGCGAGGCGATCGCCCGCTTCCTCG